In one window of Oncorhynchus keta strain PuntledgeMale-10-30-2019 unplaced genomic scaffold, Oket_V2 Un_contig_1690_pilon_pilon, whole genome shotgun sequence DNA:
- the LOC118375763 gene encoding CST complex subunit STN1-like isoform X1, with protein sequence MQPEATEPEEDSVWEEPPSMLWGLDPMFNAFNRLYVKDILHMRESCQVSGIYFYNSHPIFKVDVLGTVVYKREREDFFCYGVDDGTGVINSLCWKDEQWREQGDGSRLAVISSAGARSFGSSAREDFNPASELKKLRQAQHSSSHLEIGELLRVRGPVKTSRQQREIMASTYYKVSDPVMAVQISWMMEVPQLYRQCYDKPFHLDSSAQNIQGGSASYLLGRATRILKDFLKEKEVTRFRPYDVQDLLQPLVSRQPLRTASEQEPEAGPSSGPPTSFKQLRELLQKSLQILQDEGLVFRKVKCQDEVYHVTERDKDLLMAVRDILREDCRREKYAEKGCHILHILSSVRQRYSRNVSKAALVLVLKALECNSDIISTIDSHYTIL encoded by the exons ATGCAGCCTGAAGCGACAGAACCAGAGGAGGATAGTGTCTGGGAGGAACCACCTTCAATGCTGTGGGGACTGGACCCAATGTTTAACGCTTTCAACAGGCTCTATGTCAAAGACATCCTACATATGAGAGAGTCCTGTCAAGTGTCAG GGATATACTTCTACAACTCTCACCCGATATTCAAAGTTGATGTGCTCGGGACTGTGGTGTACAAACGAGAGCGAGAAGACTTCTTCTGTTACGGAG TTGATGACGGTACTGGTGTTATAAACAGCCTTTGCTGGAAAGATGAACAGTGGAGGGAGCAAGGTGACGGTTCACGGTTGGCTGTAATATCTTCAGCAGGGGCAAGGTCTTTCGGTAGCAGCGCTCGTGAAGACTTCAACCCAGCCAGCGAGCTGAAGAAACTACGGCAAGCCCAACATAGCAGCTCCCACCTGGAGATAGGAGAACTGCTCAGGGTGCGAGGGCCCGTCAAGACCTCCAGACAACAGCGAGAGATAATGGCCTCTACTTACT ATAAAGTGTCAGACCCGGTGATGGCGGTCCAGATATCCTGGATGATGGAGGTTCCTCAGCTCTACAGACAGTGCTATGATAAACCATTCCATCTGGACAGCAGTGCACAGAACATTCAAGG TGGTTCTGCTTCATACCTGCTTGGCAGAGCCACTCGTATCCTGAAGGACTTCCTGAAAGAGAAAGAAGTCACCAGGTTCAGACCCTATGATGTCCAGGACCTTTTACAGCCTCTGGTCTCCAGACAACCTCTGAGGACGGCATCAGAACAG GAGCCTGAGGCTGGTCCATCATCGGGTCCACCAACATCTTTCAAACAGCTCAGGGAGCTACTCCAGAAGAGCCTTCAGATCCTGCAGGACGAAGGCTTGGTGTTCCGCAAGGTCAAATGTCAGGATGAGGTCTACCAT GTAACGGAACGGGACAAGGATCTTCTCATGGCAGTCCGAGACATTCTTCGGGAAGATTGCAGACGAGAGAAAT ATGCGGAAAAGGGTTGCCACATCCTACACATCCTTTCCAGTGTGAGACAGAGGTACAGTCGCAACGTGAGCAAGGCAGCCTTGGTGCTGGTCCTCAAAGCTCTGGAGTGTAATAGTGACATCATCAGCACCATCGACAGTCATTACACTATCCTCTGA
- the LOC118375763 gene encoding CST complex subunit STN1-like isoform X3, producing MQPEATEPEEDSVWEEPPSMLWGLDPMFNAFNRLYVKDILHMRESCQVSGIYFYNSHPIFKVDVLGTVVYKREREDFFCYGAGARSFGSSAREDFNPASELKKLRQAQHSSSHLEIGELLRVRGPVKTSRQQREIMASTYYKVSDPVMAVQISWMMEVPQLYRQCYDKPFHLDSSAQNIQGGSASYLLGRATRILKDFLKEKEVTRFRPYDVQDLLQPLVSRQPLRTASEQEPEAGPSSGPPTSFKQLRELLQKSLQILQDEGLVFRKVKCQDEVYHVTERDKDLLMAVRDILREDCRREKYAEKGCHILHILSSVRQRYSRNVSKAALVLVLKALECNSDIISTIDSHYTIL from the exons ATGCAGCCTGAAGCGACAGAACCAGAGGAGGATAGTGTCTGGGAGGAACCACCTTCAATGCTGTGGGGACTGGACCCAATGTTTAACGCTTTCAACAGGCTCTATGTCAAAGACATCCTACATATGAGAGAGTCCTGTCAAGTGTCAG GGATATACTTCTACAACTCTCACCCGATATTCAAAGTTGATGTGCTCGGGACTGTGGTGTACAAACGAGAGCGAGAAGACTTCTTCTGTTACGGAG CAGGGGCAAGGTCTTTCGGTAGCAGCGCTCGTGAAGACTTCAACCCAGCCAGCGAGCTGAAGAAACTACGGCAAGCCCAACATAGCAGCTCCCACCTGGAGATAGGAGAACTGCTCAGGGTGCGAGGGCCCGTCAAGACCTCCAGACAACAGCGAGAGATAATGGCCTCTACTTACT ATAAAGTGTCAGACCCGGTGATGGCGGTCCAGATATCCTGGATGATGGAGGTTCCTCAGCTCTACAGACAGTGCTATGATAAACCATTCCATCTGGACAGCAGTGCACAGAACATTCAAGG TGGTTCTGCTTCATACCTGCTTGGCAGAGCCACTCGTATCCTGAAGGACTTCCTGAAAGAGAAAGAAGTCACCAGGTTCAGACCCTATGATGTCCAGGACCTTTTACAGCCTCTGGTCTCCAGACAACCTCTGAGGACGGCATCAGAACAG GAGCCTGAGGCTGGTCCATCATCGGGTCCACCAACATCTTTCAAACAGCTCAGGGAGCTACTCCAGAAGAGCCTTCAGATCCTGCAGGACGAAGGCTTGGTGTTCCGCAAGGTCAAATGTCAGGATGAGGTCTACCAT GTAACGGAACGGGACAAGGATCTTCTCATGGCAGTCCGAGACATTCTTCGGGAAGATTGCAGACGAGAGAAAT ATGCGGAAAAGGGTTGCCACATCCTACACATCCTTTCCAGTGTGAGACAGAGGTACAGTCGCAACGTGAGCAAGGCAGCCTTGGTGCTGGTCCTCAAAGCTCTGGAGTGTAATAGTGACATCATCAGCACCATCGACAGTCATTACACTATCCTCTGA
- the LOC118375763 gene encoding CST complex subunit STN1-like isoform X2 yields the protein MQPEATEPEEDSVWEEPPSMLWGLDPMFNAFNRLYVKDILHMRESCQVSGIYFYNSHPIFKVDVLGTVVYKREREDFFCYGVDDGTGVINSLCWKDEQWREQGDGSRLAVISSAGARSFGSSAREDFNPASELKKLRQAQHSSSHLEIGELLRVRGPVKTSRQQREIMASTYLSDPVMAVQISWMMEVPQLYRQCYDKPFHLDSSAQNIQGGSASYLLGRATRILKDFLKEKEVTRFRPYDVQDLLQPLVSRQPLRTASEQEPEAGPSSGPPTSFKQLRELLQKSLQILQDEGLVFRKVKCQDEVYHVTERDKDLLMAVRDILREDCRREKYAEKGCHILHILSSVRQRYSRNVSKAALVLVLKALECNSDIISTIDSHYTIL from the exons ATGCAGCCTGAAGCGACAGAACCAGAGGAGGATAGTGTCTGGGAGGAACCACCTTCAATGCTGTGGGGACTGGACCCAATGTTTAACGCTTTCAACAGGCTCTATGTCAAAGACATCCTACATATGAGAGAGTCCTGTCAAGTGTCAG GGATATACTTCTACAACTCTCACCCGATATTCAAAGTTGATGTGCTCGGGACTGTGGTGTACAAACGAGAGCGAGAAGACTTCTTCTGTTACGGAG TTGATGACGGTACTGGTGTTATAAACAGCCTTTGCTGGAAAGATGAACAGTGGAGGGAGCAAGGTGACGGTTCACGGTTGGCTGTAATATCTTCAGCAGGGGCAAGGTCTTTCGGTAGCAGCGCTCGTGAAGACTTCAACCCAGCCAGCGAGCTGAAGAAACTACGGCAAGCCCAACATAGCAGCTCCCACCTGGAGATAGGAGAACTGCTCAGGGTGCGAGGGCCCGTCAAGACCTCCAGACAACAGCGAGAGATAATGGCCTCTACTTACT TGTCAGACCCGGTGATGGCGGTCCAGATATCCTGGATGATGGAGGTTCCTCAGCTCTACAGACAGTGCTATGATAAACCATTCCATCTGGACAGCAGTGCACAGAACATTCAAGG TGGTTCTGCTTCATACCTGCTTGGCAGAGCCACTCGTATCCTGAAGGACTTCCTGAAAGAGAAAGAAGTCACCAGGTTCAGACCCTATGATGTCCAGGACCTTTTACAGCCTCTGGTCTCCAGACAACCTCTGAGGACGGCATCAGAACAG GAGCCTGAGGCTGGTCCATCATCGGGTCCACCAACATCTTTCAAACAGCTCAGGGAGCTACTCCAGAAGAGCCTTCAGATCCTGCAGGACGAAGGCTTGGTGTTCCGCAAGGTCAAATGTCAGGATGAGGTCTACCAT GTAACGGAACGGGACAAGGATCTTCTCATGGCAGTCCGAGACATTCTTCGGGAAGATTGCAGACGAGAGAAAT ATGCGGAAAAGGGTTGCCACATCCTACACATCCTTTCCAGTGTGAGACAGAGGTACAGTCGCAACGTGAGCAAGGCAGCCTTGGTGCTGGTCCTCAAAGCTCTGGAGTGTAATAGTGACATCATCAGCACCATCGACAGTCATTACACTATCCTCTGA